The Amphiura filiformis chromosome 1, Afil_fr2py, whole genome shotgun sequence nucleotide sequence tatatttgatgtaaTTATAGTAATTGTTATTTCTGTACACACGAAGACTTGACGAAGTGCGTTTTTCCTCATGATTGAATATTTGAGCCTGAGGCTACACTTTATTTATATCATTGTACATTTgtatactgcaccaataaagtatccttatgctggtttcatactaccctgccgttTGTcagctgagcggcgtggcgccaCGCATATTGCAGACAAGCGGACacaatcaaaaatgttgctaaaattacacttcagcaaaattttagactgcccaaaaatacatgtaggcaaatcttgctcatcaaaataactttccaaatttcaacattaatagaataaataacctccaaTGCAAAAAAATTGCACCACTGTCCGACCaaaaaaccatagcaaagcactcttTTATAGCTttatgcgtaactatcgtgtgcaaattcgaagctagagttctcgagtaagccACAAGGCTTTATATAaaagcaggcacccaggcttttttacctcatggttgcccagttttggctcctggttagtccagaacaaaatattcattttgttgatggatccacggggctgtgcaataacaACATGCATGAGCACTTTCGGGGGGTAAATTTCGAACGGCCCACCaagaattgcttgccccaccctctcggcctgcccacggtacccttgcacatgccaaatttttggatttccaatttgcaaacctataTTGActagatatgttgcgagcgcagcgagcaggaaaatttgcattaaagcctttccatactgttttccttagCCTTAGAGCGTTTATTTAAAAGGCTCTATGTGTGCCACATAAATTGGTGCcacataaatgtgtgccaaaaattgcttgccccccctcccccctcggctggctaaaaattgctttcccctacCCCCCttttcagcttgccaaaaatgccttgccccccccaattttaccctaccccagagctcataattattgcacagccctaaagaACTTTCAAATATTGGCAAAGTTACCCTCGATAaagagaaaagcgagggtaataaattttgttccactggtttcattttccggtgatcttttcttttagaccacccgagctataacaggtcaaaattacatattttaatatcaaaataaacttttgcatcaagattaaacattttttttatagctATAGCAAACATGCCTTTTATTGaacatcgaacaagctttattaaaaatatgaatgtcTGTATCACACAGCTACAAACAAGCTAAATTCACAGGACCTTTCTCAAGTATAATAAGAATATTTAttcttcatttaaatatttattctTCATTTTTACAGATTGTGTGAAGCAAACAAATCAGAATGATTGGTGCTGCTGATGAGAGTTTTGAAAGGGATTCAGAAGAAGACATCTGTGCATCTTGTTGCAAACTCTCTGAGATTGAATCGTGTGAATGGCAGGTTGGCACCCAGCAACCCAAATATAGTAGGAATGCTGAAAACAAAGGCTTCCTGTTACAGCAGATCCAGATAGCTGCCAATTTACAGGACATCTACCAACCAAACCTGAAACACTTACAAATTCCACAGGTAATGGTGAGAATGGTTTTTAAAAATGTGACCTGATGCACAATGAGGCACATGTCAGAAGAGGACAAATTTCTGTGTGTAAAATATTCTATGAATCAAGTCTCTTTCTCTTTCATTAACTCCAGTCAGCCGCAATAGCTTTGAAGTTCAACATACAGTGCTGTGTTTGCTTAGCATTATTTCttgtgtgtacatgtatataagaCAGAACACACTGAACctcaaagctagtgccgctgactAGTACTGAATAAAGTACTAGTGAGGTCAATTCAGAATAAGCAATGTTTTACATATAGTCACTGCAAACATATGTTTTCAGTCTGGAAACCAGGTTACTGATCAATCTGACAAATTAGTAATGGAAGGggattttttttacagaaaagtcCGCATTTACTAATTCTTATAATATAATtaactaaaaacatttttttgtcaaaCTCTGACAACTATCCGTAATATTCAgtataaatattgaaaaaatcacAGGCATTGACTCTTTATGCAAAAATTTCTGATAGATTTGCACAAAACTCAGCTACAATATGGGACCATTTCACATgacttaaattttgacaatttgagcATGCTTGTTTTTGAATTGttcatttaaggggtactacaccctggccaattttgtgcctatttttgcattttctcaaaattatagcacattggtgacaagtaagatatgtatattatagggcaaggactacaactactgtactgaaaattcagcaactcaaagcaagtagttattgatttattgatcaaatactggttttccctcatttttgactgtaactccacaactgttgtctgtgctgaaataaaatttcagagcagtagttgtagtccttgcccctataatattcatatattacttgtccccaatgcgctataattttgagaaaaatgcaaaaataggcacaaaatttggcaggggtgtagtacccccttaaagcagaaTACAAATTAAATGTTTGCAGgaaaaaatgtgtttataacTGTTATACCTTAAATAAATACCgtatattttgttgtttcagaACTGTCAGCACATTAGCAAGGATGTGATAACAACAGCCATGCATGATGTTTTAGTAGACAGGTTAAGAAGCTTATCAAGATATTACTCTCATTCGGCAAAGACGTTCTTCTTAGCAGTCAATATTATGGACAGATTTCTGTCTGTGGTCAAGGTAAATAATTGATACAATTTATGCAGTTTTTTTATGTTCAATGTGATTCATCACAATTGAACTAAAAGGGGTTAAGGCACTTGGAAAAAGTCAacaattttggtctaaaaattggccatGGTTaatgctgtcccattcaaaagtacaagAAGACCACCCACACATTGTGAAGTCACTTgtccagacttcctgtctacaagcaATAATGGATGCCACTAGTGCTGGCATCAATGAATTGTTAAATACGAATTACTAAATTTGGTAATATagactggctacgggcctgtgcaTGGTAACAATTGTGAAAatgctatagatgagttgacttgtgactTCATTGCAGATTGCACATGCATCATTACAGTTCCCATTGTTCCTTGCCTGGCGGTATGCGTGTGCAACTGTGCATCATATTTTGCTCAGGTCCTgtgctttaaaaaaaacatgccacatctcaatttgaacagtgtagtggttgtatgcagtttgcTCAAGCATAATTTTTGTAtcatataccagtcccttgcctttgttgataaacgtTGAGGTTAACTCATCTGTACTGTGATACCATGCAGTGATTCAGACATGCCTGAGTGACTTGCCCTTGAGGTGCCTGAGTGAACTACTGATAATACCAATGAAGACATGCTAACGACTGCTAATCAATAAATTGCTTTCATGATAAGATGAAAACCGTTTTAACTATGTTTATTATGATTTGTCATCAGGCTAAACCTCATCACTTACTATGTATAGCTGTGGCATCATATTATCTGGCAGTCAAATCAATAGAGAAAGAAAAGGTGAGCATCAAGGTTTCTTTGGACCCCTATTCACATATAGAGTGGACTCCCTGATTTGCCATATTGGACACCTGAATTCAGTAGATCAGTACTGATTGTGAAGCATACTGTCCGCATACATGTATTTCACTTACATGTACCATTAAATTAACGGGTGGTGTTACACACACAGAAAGTTCTGAATATCGCTGAACTTTCAAGTTGCCAGGGTTTCCTCTTCATTTTCAAGGGAGAATATTATATTTATGgtcactgattcatgtatgaaaaAGATAATATCATATATGAAGGGCCTAGGGATATGCCACATACAATTTTTTTATTACAGCAAAAACTGCCCCTTATAAACTACATTTTGTAAAGAgataaaaatgggctattccactttgaaatccataaacatgaccttaatctcccacactgggagcTAGTgttcatttcaaatggggttaccggaagaggtaattccatttgaaatcgacacccactgtgtatgagattaaggtcatgtcttccataggggtgcatggatttcaactggaatagcccaatgggtgtTTGGAATATGGGATGTCTACCCGGGtgtcctgaaagaactgtatcgtcaggaaCTGAATTCTATGGGTATTTTAATGCATAAGCCAAACACAACTAAACAACCGATATGGTATCAGCTATATCAcatgctttttgaattttgacaattgaccactccATTTTTTAACTAATagaattttacaaaactacctcattttcaatccgttccacagagtcaaatatctatcaatgacaattatagacgcctcatgcgctgaggATGGGCAGTGATTAGCACTatatacagatcatcgattgatatttgaattcgtggaaagatgtgaaaatgagggagtttcgtaaaattcttataacAAGAACGCCGGttgtggtcaaatgtcaaaattcaaaagtatgTGACAGCCGATTTATTTCTCAACCACACCAATTATTTAGTTATGTATAGTTGTGGAGTAAAACCCTGCAATTAGTTTctgatgatacagttctttcagggacaaccTGTGTGGTCAGAAATAATTAGTGTCCAGGATTAATGAGCTTATTTTTGGGTGGCAAGAAACAATGCATTCAAGCCAATGGGAAAATGCACTTCCTTTATTTGTCTGTTCCAACAGCTGTGACACCTCATGCAAATTTTCTTGGGTAGGATTAAGAAAATGTTCACTGGACAAGGACATACTGGAGGGGCTTGAAAACTAGCACTACAGCTcggttatattgatttttatgcCAAGTAAATGTCAATACCTGCAATGCATCCAGGTAAATTAAAGAGGTGTCACTGAAGCTGGAATAGATTGTAGATCTttagttattttttattgttgaCAATTTTAAGAAATTGTTATAGTTCATAGACTTGTAATTTTCTAGCATCAAATTGTTTAACCACTTTTATATGGTGCGCTTTTGTTCTCTTGCATATTACCTTGAAAAGCGTTCAATTTACCGGGtgtagcagagcaaaatgctACCCATTTTGAACAACCTGTTACacaaacatcacctaaataatgtTTTCGCTCAAAATTGAACCCTGCTTGAAACTTGCAGCATTTATGTGAAATTTGAAATGCACATTTTTCAAAGTTTCTAGTggtattgtgtttatttattcACTGCAGGATGTGATGTCTCCGGATCACTTAGTAAGGATCAGCCAATGTGGATGCTCTACAAGTGACATAGCCCGCATGGAGAAAATCATTTGTAGCAAACTCAAGTGGGAATTAGATTCCCCTAGTGCACTCACATTCCTTGAAGTCTTCCATGCATGGTGTGTTGCTGAATCCATTATGGGTAACAAAGAAGATCAACATCAAGATCACATGGAGCAATTAACAAATATCTTAGAAGGCTGCATGTGCAATTTTCCTCTTACCTTGTTTCAGGTAAGCATGTCAGTTTGGTAAAATGGCAGTTGTGAATGTACTGAGTgtatagatgatgatgatgcttgCTAACAATGGCTGTGCAAGGCCTCTTACGTCGGACACCCACACTTTTTTCACCTTCATGCAGTATAAAAATGATTTAGTCCCGATATTTTATTAAGCTTACGAAAAATCACATTGCTTTCCAGTTCTGTCTAGTCTTCGTACTCCTCAAAGCTTTGAAGTTTCAAACCACCACATCCCCACATAATTAGTTAGGGCTCGAGTGTGCGCTGTGTAGCCTTCTTTCAGTCCAAACTAGTACTGTGGCTTTGTGGGTGCAATAGCAGCGCCTGTGATGTTGATGATGCTTTGACATCAGCCAAAAACTTAATCTTATGACACTGAATTTTGTATTGATTTGtgtcttttcttttattttgagtacttattatattattattagttatgATATTTAAATTCCAATTTTGGCGGATATGTACGGATTACCAAAAACtctggcggatgaccagatttcatgacctggtcatccgccggataacctgattttttttctgaatttgtaCACTGGTGGACCACATTAATGCTATTATCCTATCACTTATAATAATTTTGGTTGTAAAAACAAATTGTGGAAATTATCATATTTCAAATAACTTTATGTACTGCAACTTTGATGGTTGGTTGTCACGATTATAAGATTCAAGTTGCATTctgtgtttgtttttattttcagcccagtgTGCTTGCATTTACATTACTGTCAATACAACTACCTCGATATATAACTGTACATAACACAAGTGATATGGAGAACTTGGATTGGGTGCTTACTGGCCTACAACATTTCACCAAGGTAAGATACGTACACATGTAGATTCTTAAATTGTTTTGGATATATACAGTCATTTAATTTTTACACCCAAAATTTAAGACCAActtattgatattttgatagaaTAATTAAGTTGTGATTAAACAATTCAACTCAAAACTGTAGAATAACAGTagaacaaaaatatttgatacaGAAAGACATtgctcgtattcaaaatgcaatttgatatgtctgatgtgctctcatgtcccacaaaaaatactgtcgaaaccctcattccagatcccttaaggttgtcAATATTGATTTTATAGAAACCCTTGCATGTGTTGTCTAAAATATCCAGGTGATGTCTTTATATTCGCAGGTACATGTTTTTGGTGCAGACAATGTATTCCGTTGCATGGTTCCAccatgatgcaaggagagcctcaaactggcatgacatgaaaggaagaattacataactgTACGCAATGTTCAATTACCATTcttgcatgctgccagatcgaggctttCCTCACACATGGCGGAGCCATGCAATGGATGAATAGGCCAGCAAGTGCAGATGATATGCATTCATAGACTATTGACATACTATAGACTTTTTTTCACTGTTCAACCTCTCGGTGATGTGCTAATAATGTACTTGCATATTGTTTTTCTTTCCCTAGATGTCTTCCAGTGATATACAACGTTGCCAATGTCTGCTCAGGGATTTTCTTCTAGACTATTGTTCATCTAAGTGCAAGCGACCTACAAGCAAGTTGGTATGGATTGTATCATCAAAAACAGCCAAAAACATGAGATTTAGTGCACAGATCTCCTCTGATTTGCAGACAATACCAGAGGACAGCACCCTGCTATCGGACCCTGAAATATCCTATGACAGGTAAAGCAATTTAGTCTCTCTAACACTTGAGTTTATGGCTCCATGTTTCATGGTGTCTGGTAcagccacagaattaaaaccagagaaccaggactcgaccgccatcttgatacaggcatggagcaaaaattggggtattcggtttccttcGAATGcgccgaggcattcgttgtcatgcaagcgacatggatgatgggcgcatttgagagacgcacttgatgtgaCCTGCATGTGAGTACCAAaatgcttcagatgagacgcaaaattgtttttgttcgtctccgcgcaccgtcggcaaggacccgaatacccccaattttctcaccatagctgacggcgcgattgtatgtggcggtatagggagtcccggttctccttctctaattctgtgggtacAGCCTAATTAAACAGGGATAACCTGGCTCTTTTCTGGTCATATCGGTATATGggaaaatatgtgatgtgatcaagctaaatgagtcaaccacaatcaaaattctgttttcaatttcattaaatGTGCCATTCTCAGTGCTTTATTTTACTGATAAAATAATTGCTAATCATAATctgttccagagatatggccattttagcgTTActaagaacaataaaatacaaaccaACATCGGACTCAGTTTGCTTGATAACATCACATGCCATATTGGATTAAGGCCTAAAGTTCTAAAATAATCAAATGATATGAAGCATGGGCATGTGCACTACCTCCAATCCCATGTGCTATTGATACAACAGATTCCAAATAGATCGTAAACAAACAAGATACTTTCTAAGAGTCAAAAGTTTTCAAGGAGCATGACAGAACATGTCCTGTCCAAGAGCATTCCTATTTCAATGGTAAAAACTGTAAAGAtataccattattatgttttcagggttattaggagttaagaaaacctaataatgataatattggatggcttatttcgcatgataccataacatatcggattcgtacAAATATCAAACTCGCcgctggctcgtccgatatttgtatgactcatccgatatgttatggtatcatgctcagccatccaatattatatcataattgttcCTAATAAATGCATGGGGCATGCAATTGTTCCAAATAGGGGCATTTATTATAGGCAATTATATAACTCTTGGCCATGACTTTCATAGGATTTGCTGACATGTGCTGACAATGTCACTTCTAATTCTGGATGTATCTTATATGGGGAGGGTGGAATTGATATAATTGACATTTGAACTTTAAATATTATTGCCATAATAATGTATTGCACAATTTCTTCTCCAGCTCATCAGATGAAATTTGGGAAGCCAATTCATCAACAGAAGAACCAAGCAATCCAATAAAGCATCCAATAATGGTGGTGACAGCACCCTCTTCTAAGTCAGCTCAGTTCAGCGATCCAAGCAAACATTGTGCACTACCAGACGTCACATTATTTACAGCTCATAGTCCTAAATACATGGCCTATTGTGTTCTATAACTATAATAGTAGTTTTCATAGATAGCAATTAGTTGTAATTTACTGTGAGGATTTTATGTTTCTTCTTTACCAATATTATTGATTCACCAGGAGTGCTTTGTCTAGTTTCTAATTGGAATCTTGAGGTATGGAAAGTGAAATAGCTTCATCAAGCATGAATATGTGCTGTCATTGACATTTTGGTACCCCGGTGTCAACTTGATGTTATTTTCATATGATACAGCAACAATTGCTGTTTGAGGTTAAAGTTTGTTGAAGAAAAAGTGTATTTTCATAGCCATAGAAAAGTTTTTTGGGGTTGACCCTCTGTTTAAAGTATAATAGCTGGGAAAAATACTTACTCAATAATTGTTGTTGAACATCAAACTAGTTTAAACCAGTTGCTACTAGTGAAGAACAGATCAAATCGGTAGTTTCTGAACCGACCAGATTTTCTATAAATTCTAAAATAGGATTAATTTGTCATGTAAGCAGACACAAATTCAATTGTTACATCAGAAGCAAACTTCTTCAGACAAACACTTGAATACTAAGAAATATAACAtcttttaaaatgataccaaggTTTGTGTCTGCTTAGATGACAAAAATCAATATGGTATACACATGTGTGCATTACAAGTGcaaactataatactattaataTACTTCCAAGTAATATGGTGGAAGTACACAGAAgtttatttataattgaaagtTTTTATTATTGAAACAATGAATTATTACTCATAAGAATTGATATATAAAGGTATAATTTTACTGTGCCTTACAAAATTTGACATTGCCTCCAACTAGATGAAATGGATTTGAACGGGGCAAAGAAGTAAAAACTAATGGTCTATAATGTTCACAAATTCTTCTAGACACACTTGACATTTTTTTGATAGAGTGATGTAAAAATCCTAAATCCCACTTACTCATTCCAATGATCTAATGTTATAATCTTGATATTTGGTGCttgtatatgtgacacaatctgctccatgggggccaaaggaggcatttttgaaaatagagttactataattattaccttgtagtaacgTTAGTCTATCATattctgaaaacaccaaaggtctagcatacttggttctaaagttatgaggttttgtgatgtgtattttcttgttattgttttttactccatattttcttatttttttattattgttttttactccatatttttgccttctcagtttcaaatttgccgcctttggcccccatgggccagatcatgtcacatgtgcCTGGGATTCTTGTAGCTTAGGAAAGATTTAGGCCAATATGATAGCAAAGAATGTAGCTGTAAGGGCTCTACACTGTCAGTAAAATATTTATATACTCTTTGAATGTTAGGTAATAACATCCTTGTTACAAAGTGGCTTATTTTCTAAAAATTGAGGGTCTGGTGGAAAACCATTATTCAAACCCGATTCTCATGTACACACGAATGAACTCAATAACATATTATTATAGGAAtctaaaattgatatttgtgcCCAGGTCTTATCTGTTGTG carries:
- the LOC140146612 gene encoding cyclin-G1-like, whose protein sequence is MIGAADESFERDSEEDICASCCKLSEIESCEWQVGTQQPKYSRNAENKGFLLQQIQIAANLQDIYQPNLKHLQIPQNCQHISKDVITTAMHDVLVDRLRSLSRYYSHSAKTFFLAVNIMDRFLSVVKAKPHHLLCIAVASYYLAVKSIEKEKDVMSPDHLVRISQCGCSTSDIARMEKIICSKLKWELDSPSALTFLEVFHAWCVAESIMGNKEDQHQDHMEQLTNILEGCMCNFPLTLFQPSVLAFTLLSIQLPRYITVHNTSDMENLDWVLTGLQHFTKMSSSDIQRCQCLLRDFLLDYCSSKCKRPTSKLVWIVSSKTAKNMRFSAQISSDLQTIPEDSTLLSDPEISYDSSSDEIWEANSSTEEPSNPIKHPIMVVTAPSSKSAQFSDPSKHCALPDVTLFTAHSPKYMAYCVL